One segment of Natranaeroarchaeum aerophilus DNA contains the following:
- the ileS gene encoding isoleucine--tRNA ligase gives MDRFREVADQYDPDAVEDRAFEYWEEVDAYEKAKAEREGAEEFFFVDGPPYTSGAAHMGTTWNKTLKDAYIRYLRMSGYDVTDRPGYDMHGLPIETKVEERLGFENKKDIQEFGEEAFIEECKEFANEQLEGLESDFKSFGVWMDWDNPYKTVNPEYMEAAWWGFEQAHQKGLVEQGQRSISQCPRCETAIANNEVEYEDVTDPSIYVKFDLADRDGQLVIWTTTPWTIPANTFVAVDEELTYQGVRAEKAGEEEVLYIAEACVEDVLREGGYEDYEVVDELTGEEMVGWEYDHPLADAVDHPGGEGAFQVYTAEYVEADRTGLVHSAPGHGEEDFERGRELGLDIFCPVGGDGVYTDAAGKYAGEFVKDADEGIIADLQDSGAMLQAGETHHSYGHCWRCDTGIIQIVTDQWFITITDIKEDLLDNIEDSEWYPQWARDNRFQDFVEDAPDWNVSRQRYWGIPVPIWLPDADSSANGGGEAAGGWNGSMDDAIVIGDREELAERVDQEIDPKAVDLHKGTVDELTITEDGETYSRVADVFDVWLDSSVATWGTLDYPESDEDFDRLWPADLIMEAHDQTRGWFWSQLGMSTAATGEIPYKDVLMHGYANMPDGRGMSKSKGITVEPDEVIEEYGADPMRLFLLSVNPQGEDMRFSWDETESMQRNLNILWNVFRFPLEYMRLDEFNPAKTTLEDVDDDLELVDEWVLARLQTVVAEMTEAWDEYRQDNALDALLEFVVEDVSRFYIQVVRERMWDDEGSASKQAAYATFYEVLETVVRLLAPFAPLVSEEIHRTLTGDTGKDTVHALDWPEADEYWADEQLETDVAFLRAVEEAGSNARQQAERKLRWPVTRAVVAANDERAIQAVERHRVLLADRLNAREIELVGAGEDWGELAYSAEADMSELGPAFGGRAGEVMNALNEARVDEPELDALEAAVADVLEGESLTDAMVEFVTETPEGVTGTAFSRNGDDLGVVYVDTQLTEDIESEGYAREVIRRVQEMRKEMDLDIEERIRLDVEIADDRVAELVAEHEDLIAEEVRADELGDVEDGHEKTWDVEGVEMEITVQPVAAPEATE, from the coding sequence ATGGACCGATTTCGCGAAGTCGCCGACCAGTATGATCCGGACGCGGTCGAGGACCGCGCGTTCGAGTACTGGGAGGAAGTCGACGCCTACGAGAAAGCAAAGGCCGAGCGCGAGGGGGCAGAAGAGTTCTTCTTCGTCGACGGCCCGCCGTACACGTCGGGCGCGGCCCACATGGGAACGACGTGGAACAAGACGCTGAAAGACGCCTACATCCGCTATCTCCGGATGTCCGGCTACGACGTCACCGACCGGCCGGGCTATGACATGCACGGCCTGCCGATCGAGACGAAAGTCGAGGAGCGACTGGGGTTCGAGAACAAAAAGGACATCCAGGAGTTCGGCGAGGAGGCCTTTATCGAGGAGTGCAAGGAGTTCGCCAACGAGCAGTTAGAAGGACTCGAATCCGACTTCAAGTCCTTCGGCGTCTGGATGGACTGGGACAACCCGTATAAGACTGTGAACCCCGAGTACATGGAGGCGGCCTGGTGGGGCTTCGAGCAAGCCCACCAGAAGGGGCTCGTCGAGCAGGGCCAGCGTTCGATCTCGCAGTGTCCCCGGTGTGAGACCGCGATCGCGAACAACGAGGTCGAGTACGAGGATGTCACCGACCCCTCGATCTACGTGAAGTTCGATCTCGCGGATCGAGACGGCCAGCTCGTCATCTGGACGACGACGCCGTGGACGATCCCGGCGAACACCTTCGTCGCGGTCGACGAGGAGCTGACCTATCAGGGCGTCCGCGCGGAGAAAGCGGGCGAAGAGGAGGTCCTCTACATCGCCGAGGCGTGCGTCGAGGACGTCCTGCGGGAGGGGGGCTACGAGGACTATGAGGTCGTGGACGAACTGACCGGCGAGGAAATGGTCGGCTGGGAGTACGACCACCCGCTGGCCGACGCCGTCGACCACCCCGGCGGAGAGGGGGCTTTTCAGGTGTACACCGCCGAGTACGTCGAGGCGGACCGGACGGGACTCGTCCACTCCGCGCCCGGACACGGTGAGGAGGACTTCGAGCGCGGGCGCGAACTCGGCCTCGACATCTTCTGTCCGGTCGGCGGCGACGGCGTCTACACCGATGCCGCTGGCAAGTACGCCGGCGAGTTCGTCAAGGACGCCGACGAGGGGATCATCGCTGACCTCCAGGACAGCGGAGCGATGCTTCAGGCCGGCGAGACCCACCACAGTTACGGGCACTGCTGGCGGTGTGACACCGGGATCATCCAGATCGTCACCGACCAGTGGTTCATCACGATCACCGACATCAAAGAGGACCTGCTCGACAACATCGAGGACAGCGAGTGGTACCCACAGTGGGCACGGGACAACCGTTTCCAGGACTTTGTCGAGGACGCGCCGGACTGGAACGTCTCCCGGCAGCGCTACTGGGGCATCCCAGTTCCCATTTGGTTACCCGACGCGGACTCGTCCGCGAACGGAGGCGGCGAAGCCGCCGGAGGCTGGAACGGATCGATGGACGACGCCATCGTGATCGGCGACCGCGAGGAGCTCGCCGAGCGCGTCGACCAGGAGATCGATCCCAAAGCCGTCGACCTGCACAAGGGCACCGTCGACGAGCTGACGATCACCGAGGACGGCGAGACGTACAGCCGCGTCGCCGACGTGTTCGACGTCTGGCTCGACTCCTCGGTCGCGACGTGGGGCACCCTCGACTACCCCGAGAGCGACGAGGACTTCGATCGGCTCTGGCCCGCCGACCTCATCATGGAGGCCCACGACCAGACCCGTGGCTGGTTCTGGTCCCAGCTCGGCATGAGCACGGCGGCGACGGGCGAAATCCCCTACAAGGACGTCCTGATGCACGGCTACGCCAACATGCCCGACGGCCGCGGGATGTCCAAGTCCAAGGGGATCACAGTCGAGCCCGACGAAGTGATCGAGGAGTACGGCGCGGACCCGATGCGTCTGTTCCTCCTGTCGGTCAACCCACAGGGCGAGGACATGCGCTTTTCCTGGGACGAGACCGAGAGCATGCAACGGAACCTCAACATCCTCTGGAACGTGTTCCGGTTCCCGCTGGAGTACATGCGTCTGGACGAATTTAATCCAGCAAAAACCACACTAGAGGATGTCGACGACGACCTCGAACTCGTCGACGAGTGGGTGCTCGCCCGCCTGCAGACCGTCGTCGCGGAAATGACCGAGGCCTGGGACGAGTACCGCCAAGACAACGCGCTCGACGCGCTCCTTGAATTCGTCGTCGAGGACGTCTCCCGATTTTATATCCAGGTCGTCCGCGAACGGATGTGGGACGACGAGGGATCGGCCAGCAAGCAGGCCGCCTACGCCACCTTCTACGAGGTGCTGGAGACGGTCGTGCGCCTGCTCGCGCCTTTCGCCCCGCTGGTCAGCGAGGAGATCCACCGGACGCTCACCGGCGATACTGGCAAGGACACCGTCCACGCGCTGGACTGGCCCGAAGCTGACGAGTACTGGGCCGACGAACAGCTAGAGACCGACGTCGCCTTCCTGCGGGCCGTCGAGGAGGCGGGCTCGAACGCCCGCCAGCAGGCCGAGCGCAAACTGCGCTGGCCCGTCACGCGGGCGGTCGTTGCGGCGAACGACGAGCGAGCCATCCAGGCCGTCGAACGCCACCGGGTGCTGCTGGCCGACCGGCTCAACGCCCGCGAGATCGAACTCGTGGGAGCTGGCGAGGACTGGGGCGAACTCGCTTACAGCGCCGAAGCGGACATGAGCGAACTCGGTCCGGCCTTCGGCGGCCGGGCGGGCGAGGTCATGAACGCGCTCAACGAGGCCCGCGTCGATGAGCCGGAGCTCGACGCGCTCGAAGCTGCCGTCGCGGATGTACTCGAGGGCGAGTCGCTCACCGACGCGATGGTCGAATTCGTCACCGAGACGCCAGAGGGTGTCACTGGCACCGCCTTCAGCCGGAACGGCGACGATCTCGGCGTCGTCTACGTCGACACGCAACTCACCGAGGACATCGAGAGCGAGGGCTACGCCCGCGAGGTGATCCGGCGGGTCCAGGAGATGCGCAAGGAGATGGATCTCGACATCGAGGAGCGGATCCGCCTCGACGTCGAGATCGCCGACGACCGCGTTGCCGAGCTGGTGGCCGAACACGAGGACCTGATCGCCGAGGAGGTCCGAGCCGACGAACTCGGCGACGTCGAGGACGGTCACGAGAAGACCTGGGACGTCGAGGGCGTCGAGATGGAGATTACGGTCCAGCCGGTTGCGGCTCCTGAAGCTACCGAGTAG
- a CDS encoding CGCGG family putative rSAM-modified RiPP protein translates to MGSTAGDHDHNDPDPVTERVHDNSWSANLETPRHADDRELVIEQAIEAVEHTTAGNHVNLVTHGDHGHPSEYLHDRLAVKFPEATVEYVDQCGCGGHVTRVRRRQSDRKSHNG, encoded by the coding sequence ATGGGATCTACGGCCGGAGACCACGACCACAACGACCCCGATCCAGTGACCGAACGCGTTCACGACAACTCCTGGTCGGCGAACCTCGAAACACCACGCCACGCCGACGATCGGGAGCTCGTGATCGAACAGGCAATCGAGGCCGTCGAACACACGACCGCCGGGAATCACGTCAATCTCGTCACGCACGGCGATCACGGCCATCCGAGCGAATATCTCCACGACCGACTTGCCGTCAAGTTCCCGGAAGCCACCGTCGAATACGTCGACCAGTGTGGCTGTGGCGGCCACGTTACCCGTGTCAGACGGAGACAATCCGACAGAAAGAGCCATAACGGTTGA
- a CDS encoding alpha-amylase domain-containing protein, protein MSEGNTGVHRRDVLKGISGAAVASGVASGASGTVAAGDAPGETTMLQYFHTDWTEMEANMSTVADAGFDAIHVPAPQESVLTEDDQGDEHPEYGPNYPYHPPLGYQPFDRTSLDSEFGTETQFRSMIDEAHDQGIDVIVDIVLNHNGASVPLDDFPNVDSEHFYQEGGIEGWEYAFDPNDDDCFEDGEPKDPNRWECDPWRIEHHDLVGLPTLDWTTDTVQDLAYDYLQLIADCGADGVRWDAAKHMHNWVFEDFLNPWADELGLYTVGEVLFGPIGYIDEYAQTGMDITDYALFYTMREEAFTTGGDFRTLDGDDAGYVAQNPFQSLTMIANHDSAPPELEALARAFILTYEGYPRVYNYLIDFDDPGLQNLLWIRSTLLGGSAITRYVDEDVIIYEREDNAVVALNKSGSERTEDVSVPWTDEPLQEYTGNADDTEADADGWSEITAPAGGWAVYAPEDAAGDPPVENDDLDGGGDDGGDGELTLRIDAPTAEGESVYFTGTVSELTGWGTGVEGTNVDGDTWELTIDDPGSFEWKTRRGPSAGDGDVWEDGSNHTSETTAPSHQGWEDGFDGTNDDGDSDDGGSDDGGSDDGGSDDGGSDDGGSDDGGSDDGGSDDGGSDDGGSDDGGSDDGGSDDGGSDDGGSDGGGSDDGGSDDGGSDDGGSDDGSSDDGGSDDGSSDDGGSDDGGPDDGGSDNGANGEADESDADADDDDVSASESETDDGDDTAAEDETNDSDAGTPEDDTGPADDDLPGFGIGATVSAIGGGLLAGKRLLEDDTGDSS, encoded by the coding sequence ATGTCAGAGGGGAACACAGGAGTACACCGCCGCGACGTGCTTAAGGGGATCAGCGGCGCGGCAGTCGCGTCCGGCGTTGCCTCCGGAGCCAGCGGGACAGTCGCTGCAGGCGACGCACCCGGCGAGACGACGATGCTCCAGTACTTCCACACCGACTGGACGGAGATGGAGGCCAATATGTCGACGGTCGCCGACGCCGGCTTCGACGCCATCCACGTGCCGGCACCACAGGAGAGCGTCCTCACCGAGGACGATCAGGGCGATGAGCACCCCGAATACGGCCCAAACTACCCGTATCATCCGCCGCTGGGCTATCAGCCGTTCGACCGCACGTCGCTCGACAGCGAGTTCGGCACCGAAACACAGTTCCGCTCGATGATCGACGAGGCCCACGACCAGGGCATCGACGTCATCGTCGACATCGTGCTCAATCACAACGGTGCCAGCGTGCCGCTCGATGACTTCCCGAACGTCGACTCCGAGCATTTCTATCAGGAGGGCGGAATCGAGGGATGGGAGTACGCCTTCGATCCGAACGACGACGACTGTTTCGAGGATGGCGAGCCGAAAGACCCCAACCGGTGGGAGTGTGACCCCTGGCGGATCGAACACCACGATCTGGTGGGGCTCCCGACGCTCGACTGGACGACCGACACCGTCCAGGATCTCGCCTACGACTACCTGCAGTTGATCGCCGACTGCGGGGCCGACGGCGTGCGCTGGGACGCCGCCAAACACATGCACAACTGGGTGTTCGAGGACTTCCTCAACCCGTGGGCCGACGAACTGGGCCTGTACACCGTCGGAGAAGTGCTGTTCGGTCCCATCGGGTACATCGACGAGTACGCTCAGACGGGAATGGACATCACCGACTACGCCCTCTTTTATACGATGCGGGAGGAGGCGTTCACCACCGGTGGCGACTTCCGGACACTCGATGGCGACGACGCGGGCTACGTCGCCCAGAACCCGTTCCAGTCGCTGACGATGATCGCCAACCACGACAGCGCGCCGCCGGAACTCGAAGCACTCGCCCGCGCGTTCATCCTCACCTACGAGGGCTATCCCCGGGTCTACAACTACCTGATCGACTTCGACGACCCCGGCCTGCAGAACCTGCTATGGATCCGCTCGACCCTGCTCGGTGGGTCCGCGATCACCCGCTACGTCGACGAGGACGTCATCATCTACGAACGCGAGGACAACGCCGTCGTCGCGCTCAATAAAAGCGGCAGCGAACGAACCGAGGACGTCTCCGTGCCCTGGACCGACGAACCGCTCCAGGAGTACACCGGCAACGCCGACGATACCGAAGCCGATGCGGACGGTTGGTCAGAGATTACCGCACCCGCCGGCGGTTGGGCCGTGTACGCGCCCGAAGATGCTGCCGGGGATCCGCCCGTCGAAAACGACGACCTCGACGGTGGCGGTGACGACGGCGGCGACGGCGAACTCACGCTCCGGATAGACGCACCGACCGCGGAGGGCGAATCCGTCTACTTCACCGGCACCGTGTCCGAGTTGACCGGCTGGGGAACCGGTGTCGAGGGGACGAACGTCGACGGCGACACCTGGGAGCTGACGATCGACGACCCCGGCTCCTTCGAGTGGAAGACGCGTCGCGGCCCGTCCGCCGGCGACGGCGATGTCTGGGAAGACGGGAGTAACCACACGAGCGAGACCACGGCCCCGTCGCACCAGGGCTGGGAGGACGGGTTTGACGGCACGAACGATGACGGTGACTCTGACGACGGTGGTTCCGACGACGGTGGTTCCGACGATGGTGGTTCCGACGACGGTGGCTCCGACGATGGAGGTTCTGACGATGGTGGCTCCGACGACGGTGGCTCCGACGATGGAGGTTCTGACGATGGCGGCTCCGACGACGGTGGCTCCGACGACGGTGGCTCCGACGATGGAGGTTCTGACGATGGCGGCTCCGACGGCGGTGGTTCCGACGATGGCGGCTCTGACGACGGTGGTTCCGACGACGGTGGTTCTGACGATGGTAGCTCCGACGACGGTGGTTCTGACGATGGTAGCTCCGACGACGGTGGCTCTGACGACGGTGGCCCCGATGACGGTGGCTCCGACAACGGCGCTAACGGTGAAGCAGATGAGAGCGACGCCGACGCTGACGACGACGACGTGAGCGCCAGCGAGTCCGAGACCGACGACGGTGATGACACCGCGGCGGAGGACGAGACGAACGACAGCGACGCCGGCACGCCAGAAGACGATACGGGACCGGCTGACGACGACCTCCCCGGCTTCGGCATCGGTGCGACGGTCTCGGCGATCGGCGGTGGATTGCTCGCTGGCAAGCGTCTGCTCGAAGACGATACCGGCGACAGCAGCTGA